From the genome of Streptomyces sp. NBC_01341, one region includes:
- a CDS encoding spherulation-specific family 4 protein, with translation MPHLTRPGAAVRTGGAEQLGVGVPGYAHPLLAPAEWAGLSRPGTPLHWAVLNIDDGPGTRPDPHCLEAAGRLRNARERALHGEVPDDAVRAAGGRLLGHLDLAFGGRPFGEIVADAQSYLDWYRVGGFYLDRCPGGRDLLPAVRRLTSTLSGLLADSDRVDPAGGRLVLGHDTHPYPGYAEAADQLVTFRGAWADYRWSQVAEWTAGYEPGRFAHFVHGVPRTHLEEAMRIARWQGAGTVFFTDRDGMRGQTDPFETLPSYWDEFVSRIGPGISE, from the coding sequence GTGCCGCATCTGACCCGGCCCGGAGCCGCCGTGCGGACCGGTGGCGCCGAGCAGCTGGGCGTGGGCGTGCCCGGCTACGCCCACCCGTTGCTCGCACCCGCCGAATGGGCCGGGCTCAGCAGGCCCGGCACACCCCTGCACTGGGCGGTGCTCAACATCGACGACGGGCCGGGCACCCGGCCCGACCCGCACTGCCTGGAGGCGGCCGGCCGGCTGCGGAACGCCCGCGAGCGTGCCCTGCACGGGGAGGTGCCCGACGACGCCGTCCGGGCGGCGGGCGGCCGGCTGCTGGGTCACCTCGACCTGGCCTTCGGGGGCCGTCCTTTCGGCGAGATCGTCGCCGACGCCCAGTCCTACCTCGACTGGTACCGCGTCGGCGGCTTCTATCTCGACCGCTGCCCGGGCGGGCGCGACCTGCTCCCGGCGGTCCGCCGTCTGACCAGTACCCTCAGCGGGCTCCTGGCCGACAGCGACCGCGTGGACCCGGCGGGCGGGCGGCTGGTCCTGGGCCACGACACCCATCCGTATCCGGGGTACGCGGAGGCCGCCGACCAGCTGGTGACCTTCCGCGGTGCGTGGGCCGACTACCGCTGGTCCCAGGTGGCCGAGTGGACCGCGGGTTACGAGCCGGGCCGCTTCGCCCACTTCGTGCACGGCGTCCCGCGCACCCACCTCGAGGAGGCCATGCGGATCGCCCGCTGGCAGGGCGCGGGCACGGTCTTCTTCACGGACCGGGACGGCATGAGGGGACAAACCGACCCATTCGAGACGCTGCCCAGCTACTGGGACGAATTCGTCTCGCGGATCGGACCTGGTATCTCGGAATGA
- a CDS encoding NAD-dependent epimerase/dehydratase family protein: MRVLLLGANGFLGRFVADRLLADPAVHLTALGRGDDADVRFDLAGGSPGALTRFLDAVHPGVVVNCAGATRGGARDLTRHNTVAVATVCEAMRRSSCSARLVQVGCASEYGPSQPGSSTAEDAVPRPGGPYGVSKLAATELVLGSGLDAVVLRVFSPVGPGTPAGSPLGRLAETMRRAMQAGDPELKLSGLGVQRDFVDVRDVARAVHAASLSAAQGVVNIGTGRAVRLRDAAAVLARVAGYTGALHELDTPPSRLPIGAPRASAESVVEQLAVTPSPYPDGCGAWQQADVRTARDRLGWRPRINLEESLADIWMEAACRI; this comes from the coding sequence ATGAGGGTTCTGCTGCTCGGAGCCAACGGATTCCTCGGCCGCTTCGTCGCGGACCGGCTGCTCGCCGACCCGGCCGTGCACCTCACGGCGCTCGGCCGCGGCGACGACGCCGACGTGCGGTTCGACCTCGCCGGCGGCAGCCCGGGTGCGCTCACCCGCTTCCTGGACGCCGTCCACCCGGGGGTCGTCGTCAACTGCGCGGGTGCCACCCGGGGAGGCGCCCGCGATCTGACCCGGCACAACACCGTCGCGGTCGCCACGGTCTGCGAGGCCATGCGCCGCAGCAGCTGCAGCGCCCGGCTCGTCCAGGTCGGCTGCGCCTCCGAGTACGGGCCTTCGCAGCCCGGCTCGTCCACCGCCGAGGACGCGGTACCCCGTCCCGGCGGCCCGTACGGCGTCAGCAAGCTGGCCGCCACCGAACTCGTCCTCGGCTCCGGTCTGGACGCGGTCGTGCTGCGGGTCTTCTCCCCGGTCGGGCCCGGCACTCCCGCAGGCTCCCCGCTGGGCAGGCTCGCGGAGACGATGCGGCGCGCCATGCAGGCCGGCGACCCCGAGCTCAAGCTCAGCGGCCTCGGGGTGCAGCGCGACTTCGTCGATGTACGGGACGTGGCGCGAGCCGTGCACGCGGCCTCGCTCTCCGCCGCCCAGGGCGTGGTCAACATCGGTACGGGCCGGGCCGTACGGCTGCGTGACGCGGCCGCCGTCCTCGCCCGGGTGGCCGGATACACCGGCGCGCTGCACGAGCTGGACACGCCTCCCTCCCGGCTGCCGATCGGAGCTCCGCGGGCCTCGGCGGAATCCGTGGTGGAGCAGCTGGCCGTCACCCCGTCGCCCTACCCCGACGGCTGCGGAGCCTGGCAGCAGGCCGACGTACGCACCGCCCGGGACCGGCTGGGCTGGCGCCCCCGCATCAACCTGGAGGAGTCCCTCGCCGACATCTGGATGGAGGCGGCGTGCCGCATCTGA
- a CDS encoding DUF3492 domain-containing protein, with protein sequence MRIGLLTDGGYPYATGESRLWCDRLVRGLPQHEFDLFALSRSAEQEQQGWVRLPDRVGRVRTAPLWTCEDDALHARRARGLPRNFATGLGRSYGRRDRQRFTAHVTQLVGAVCAGGDTGPESGDLVDTVAAARFTEGLYGLAELARDRGGLHTALRSEATVRIVESSCRAPGTGRTVHSATVPDYLAFAAALECALRPLSLDWYEEDGLGAVDLCHAASGGAAALPGLLAKRFFGVPLLVTEHGVPLRAHYLAAPEGTLGAPVRALLATFHGLLASEVYRQAALITPGNTHVRRWQERFGADRGKLRTVYPGMEARRFGDVGEGDDGGGPGTLVWIGRVEPAKDLIALLHAFAEVRRAEPDTRLRIFGAPVPGAEGDTYLDRCKALAAQLFPDEATDAHTVGDSPVTFEEIGGPEVPDLAEAYAAGGVVVLSSVVEGFPISLVEAMFCGRATVSTDVGAVVEIVGGTGLVVPPRNPRALADACVALLRDPERRARLGAAARARALELFTVEQNLAAFREIYLDLVGQAPARWAAPAGPAGPPRPFATPPEAHVMGVRPPRPEPVATGSGRQSSRPLGVEGVCAGARGAGDGDA encoded by the coding sequence GTGCGGATCGGACTCCTCACGGACGGTGGCTATCCGTATGCGACCGGTGAGTCCAGACTCTGGTGCGACCGTCTGGTGCGCGGTCTGCCGCAGCACGAGTTCGACCTCTTCGCGCTCAGCCGCTCCGCCGAGCAGGAACAGCAGGGCTGGGTCAGGCTTCCCGACCGGGTCGGCCGGGTGCGGACCGCGCCGCTGTGGACCTGCGAGGACGACGCCCTGCACGCCCGCCGCGCCCGGGGCCTGCCGCGCAACTTCGCCACCGGCCTCGGGCGCTCGTACGGGAGACGGGACCGGCAGCGCTTCACGGCGCACGTGACGCAACTCGTCGGCGCGGTCTGCGCGGGCGGCGACACGGGACCGGAGTCCGGGGACCTCGTGGACACCGTCGCCGCCGCCCGCTTCACGGAGGGCCTGTACGGGCTCGCCGAACTGGCCCGGGACCGCGGGGGACTGCACACCGCCCTGCGTTCGGAGGCGACCGTACGCATCGTCGAGTCCTCCTGCCGTGCCCCGGGGACCGGGCGGACCGTGCACAGCGCCACCGTCCCCGACTACCTCGCCTTCGCCGCCGCGCTGGAGTGCGCCCTGCGTCCGCTGTCCCTCGACTGGTACGAGGAGGACGGGCTCGGTGCGGTCGATCTGTGCCACGCGGCCTCCGGGGGCGCCGCGGCCCTTCCGGGGCTGCTGGCCAAACGCTTCTTCGGCGTACCGCTGCTGGTGACGGAACACGGCGTACCGCTGCGCGCCCACTACCTCGCGGCGCCCGAGGGCACACTCGGCGCACCCGTACGCGCCCTGCTGGCCACCTTCCACGGGCTCCTCGCCTCCGAGGTCTACCGGCAGGCCGCGCTCATCACCCCCGGCAACACCCATGTCCGCCGCTGGCAGGAGCGGTTCGGAGCCGACCGCGGCAAGCTCCGCACGGTGTACCCGGGGATGGAGGCGCGGCGCTTCGGCGACGTGGGGGAGGGGGACGACGGCGGCGGCCCCGGCACGCTGGTGTGGATCGGCCGCGTCGAACCCGCCAAGGACCTGATCGCGCTGCTGCACGCCTTCGCCGAGGTGCGCCGGGCCGAGCCGGACACCCGGCTGCGCATCTTCGGTGCCCCGGTCCCGGGGGCCGAGGGCGACACGTACCTGGACCGGTGCAAGGCACTCGCCGCCCAGCTCTTCCCCGACGAGGCCACGGACGCGCACACCGTGGGGGACAGCCCCGTCACCTTCGAGGAGATCGGCGGACCTGAGGTCCCGGACCTCGCGGAGGCCTACGCGGCAGGCGGGGTCGTCGTGCTGTCCAGCGTCGTGGAGGGCTTTCCCATCAGCCTCGTCGAGGCGATGTTCTGCGGAAGGGCCACCGTCTCGACCGACGTGGGGGCTGTGGTCGAGATCGTCGGAGGCACGGGACTGGTCGTGCCCCCGCGCAATCCGCGGGCGCTCGCCGACGCGTGCGTGGCGCTCCTGCGCGACCCCGAGCGCCGGGCGCGTCTGGGGGCCGCCGCACGCGCCAGGGCGCTCGAACTCTTCACCGTGGAGCAGAACCTCGCCGCGTTCCGCGAGATCTACCTGGACCTGGTGGGGCAGGCCCCTGCCCGGTGGGCCGCCCCGGCCGGCCCCGCCGGGCCGCCCCGGCCCTTCGCCACGCCCCCGGAGGCACACGTCATGGGCGTACGGCCTCCCCGGCCCGAACCGGTCGCGACCGGTTCGGGCAGGCAGTCGAGCCGGCCCCTCGGCGTCGAGGGCGTGTGCGCGGGCGCACGCGGAGCGGGGGACGGCGATGCATGA
- a CDS encoding ABC transporter ATP-binding protein: MSLVEVSGLTVSFDGTDGVKAVDGLSFTLEEGAALGVVGESGSGKSASAWALLGLHRGTGATVGGSVRVAGVDVQTAGDAELRALRGAKAAMVFQDPLSSLDPYYAVGDQIAEVYRVHTRASRRAARARAVEVLDRVGIPDAERRSRSRPHEFSGGMRQRALIAMALACEPRLLIADEPTTALDVTVQAQILDLLHDLRRETGMGLLLVTHDVGVAAESVDDVLVMQHGRAVERGPVAEVLGSPRQPYTRELLAAVPRVDAKRTRVPAAEAAEAAAPVPAQDGPPLLEAVGLSREFGRGSGRVTAVDGVSLTVRAGETLGIVGESGSGKTTLGRMLVRLLDPTAGRLRYRGEEIGSLPERALRPFRREIQMVFQDPVASLNPRRSIGESVADPLRAAGETDERLIRNRVGELLERVGLDAGRYERYPHEFSGGQRQRVGIARALAADPKLIVCDEPVSALDVTTQAQVIALLAELQRELGIGLVFIAHDLAVVRQVSDRVAVMRQGRIVEQGAVDEVYGSPRDAYTRQLLAAVPALDPGVAALRRAAREELAAA; the protein is encoded by the coding sequence ATGAGCCTGGTCGAGGTTTCCGGTCTGACCGTCTCCTTCGACGGCACGGACGGTGTGAAGGCCGTGGACGGCCTGTCGTTCACGCTGGAGGAGGGGGCCGCTCTCGGCGTCGTCGGCGAGTCCGGCTCCGGCAAGAGCGCGTCGGCGTGGGCCCTGCTCGGGCTCCACCGGGGGACGGGCGCCACGGTCGGCGGCTCGGTCCGGGTCGCCGGGGTGGACGTGCAGACGGCCGGTGACGCGGAACTGCGCGCGCTGCGCGGGGCCAAGGCCGCGATGGTCTTCCAGGACCCGCTGTCCTCGCTGGACCCGTACTACGCGGTCGGTGACCAGATCGCCGAGGTGTACCGGGTCCACACCCGGGCCTCCCGGCGGGCGGCGCGGGCGCGGGCCGTCGAGGTGCTCGACCGGGTCGGGATACCCGACGCGGAGCGGCGGTCGCGGTCGCGGCCGCACGAGTTCTCCGGCGGAATGCGGCAGCGCGCCCTGATCGCGATGGCGCTGGCCTGCGAGCCGCGGCTGCTGATCGCCGACGAGCCGACGACCGCACTGGACGTCACCGTGCAGGCCCAGATCCTCGATCTGCTGCACGATCTGCGCCGGGAGACGGGCATGGGGCTGCTGCTGGTCACCCATGACGTGGGCGTCGCGGCCGAGAGCGTCGACGACGTCCTCGTGATGCAGCACGGCCGGGCGGTGGAGCGCGGACCTGTCGCCGAGGTGCTGGGGTCGCCCCGGCAGCCGTACACCCGTGAGCTGCTGGCGGCGGTGCCCAGGGTGGACGCGAAGCGCACGAGGGTGCCGGCGGCCGAGGCGGCCGAGGCGGCCGCGCCCGTGCCGGCGCAGGACGGGCCGCCCCTGCTCGAAGCCGTCGGCCTCAGCCGCGAGTTCGGCCGCGGCTCCGGCCGGGTCACCGCCGTGGACGGGGTCTCGCTCACGGTCCGCGCGGGCGAGACGCTCGGCATCGTGGGTGAGAGCGGCAGTGGCAAGACCACGCTCGGACGCATGCTCGTGCGGCTGCTCGATCCGACGGCCGGGCGGCTGCGGTACCGGGGCGAGGAGATCGGCTCGCTGCCGGAGAGGGCGCTGCGCCCCTTCCGCCGCGAGATCCAGATGGTCTTCCAGGACCCGGTCGCCTCGCTCAACCCGCGCCGCTCGATCGGTGAGTCCGTGGCCGACCCGCTCCGGGCGGCGGGGGAGACGGACGAGAGGCTGATCCGCAACCGGGTCGGTGAACTGCTGGAGCGGGTGGGCCTCGACGCCGGCCGGTACGAGCGCTACCCGCACGAGTTCAGCGGCGGTCAGCGGCAGCGGGTCGGCATCGCGCGGGCCCTCGCTGCCGATCCGAAGCTGATCGTGTGCGACGAGCCGGTCTCCGCACTGGACGTCACGACCCAGGCCCAGGTGATCGCCCTGCTCGCGGAACTCCAGCGCGAACTGGGCATCGGGCTCGTCTTCATCGCCCACGACCTGGCCGTCGTACGCCAGGTCAGCGATCGGGTGGCGGTCATGCGGCAGGGCCGGATCGTCGAGCAGGGCGCGGTGGACGAGGTGTACGGGTCGCCGCGGGATGCGTACACCCGGCAGCTCCTGGCGGCGGTGCCCGCACTCGACCCCGGGGTCGCGGCCCTGCGCCGCGCGGCCCGCGAGGAACTGGCCGCAGCCTGA
- a CDS encoding ABC transporter permease, which produces MTRFMLRRVGGAVFVLLALSVVVYAAFYVAPGNVAQIACGPRCSPAQVAQVSDQLRLGDPLYLQYAHFLQGIFAGRDYSTGTGILHCQAPCLGRSYQNDEQVTQMILTKLPATASLAIGAFVLWVVLGVGTGLLSVWRRGRATERLLTGLTLAGLATPVFVIGLLLIIVFCSALQLLPFPDYVPLTENPGQWAWNLLLPWVSLALVSAAPYARMTRASMLETLAEDHVRTFRAYGVSERRLVGRHALRGALGPVIALGALDIGSMFGGAVLTESLFNIPGVGRELVDAVKNVDLPVVVGLVLVTGFFVVLANAVADILQAMADRRVVLA; this is translated from the coding sequence ATGACCCGGTTCATGCTGCGGCGCGTCGGCGGGGCCGTCTTCGTGCTCCTCGCCCTCAGCGTCGTCGTCTACGCCGCCTTCTACGTCGCCCCGGGCAACGTCGCGCAGATCGCCTGCGGTCCGCGCTGCTCGCCCGCCCAGGTGGCACAGGTCAGCGACCAACTGCGTCTCGGTGACCCGCTGTACCTGCAGTACGCCCACTTCCTCCAGGGGATCTTCGCAGGCCGCGACTACTCGACCGGTACCGGGATCCTGCACTGCCAGGCACCCTGCCTCGGACGCTCCTACCAGAACGACGAGCAGGTCACCCAGATGATCCTGACCAAGCTCCCGGCCACCGCCTCGCTCGCCATCGGCGCCTTCGTGCTGTGGGTCGTGCTCGGCGTCGGCACCGGGCTGCTGTCGGTCTGGCGGCGCGGCCGGGCGACCGAGCGTCTCCTCACCGGCCTGACCCTGGCCGGCCTGGCCACGCCCGTCTTCGTCATCGGTCTGCTGCTGATCATCGTCTTCTGCTCGGCGCTGCAGCTGCTGCCCTTCCCCGACTACGTACCGCTCACCGAGAACCCCGGACAATGGGCCTGGAACCTCCTGCTGCCCTGGGTCTCCCTGGCCCTGGTCTCCGCCGCGCCGTACGCCCGGATGACCCGGGCATCGATGCTGGAGACCCTCGCCGAGGACCATGTGCGCACCTTCCGTGCGTACGGGGTGAGTGAGCGCAGGCTCGTCGGGCGGCACGCGCTGCGCGGCGCGCTCGGCCCCGTGATCGCGCTCGGCGCGCTGGACATCGGCTCGATGTTCGGCGGAGCCGTCCTCACCGAGTCGCTGTTCAACATTCCCGGCGTCGGACGCGAACTCGTCGACGCCGTGAAGAACGTCGACCTGCCGGTCGTCGTCGGCCTGGTGCTCGTCACCGGCTTCTTCGTCGTCCTTGCCAATGCCGTCGCGGACATCCTGCAGGCGATGGCCGACCGTCGGGTGGTGCTGGCATGA